A genome region from Candidatus Zixiibacteriota bacterium includes the following:
- a CDS encoding glycosyltransferase family 4 protein has protein sequence MRKYKILFLNSIRENVWGGGENLIYNLAAHLSSRGHSIWIAGRKNSEFMIHFSSPEINLVPLKIRGDFGPVNILSLAKILSKEKIDFIWVNFNKDLRLGGIAARLAGGVKIIWGMGVLLPGTNLVHRLTGKYLPDRIVVPSQNLKDQLKRFTWINQEKIEVVLNGIDLSCFDFDLKKEREKLFQKYGLDPRVILIGVPARLVEAKGQRYLLQAIPEIVQTFSEVKFLFAGDGSEKESLKSLCTQLNLDNYVIFAGYVREIFETMAGFDLLVLPSIIEPFGLVLAEGMALKKPIVATRVGGIPEVVQDKVTGLLVLPKDPHSLAQAIMTLLQDRNLAVSLGEAGRKRVEAFFDMKKMIEKIEALLAEMSA, from the coding sequence ATGAGAAAATATAAGATTCTTTTCTTAAACTCAATTCGGGAGAACGTCTGGGGAGGTGGGGAGAACTTAATTTATAATTTAGCAGCTCACCTTTCTTCAAGAGGACACAGTATCTGGATTGCAGGAAGGAAGAACAGCGAGTTCATGATTCATTTTTCTTCCCCGGAGATTAATTTAGTTCCTCTGAAAATAAGAGGTGATTTTGGTCCGGTTAATATCCTGTCCCTGGCTAAAATTCTCTCAAAAGAAAAAATAGATTTCATCTGGGTCAATTTCAATAAAGACTTAAGGCTGGGAGGAATTGCAGCCAGACTTGCAGGAGGAGTCAAAATTATCTGGGGAATGGGTGTGCTTTTACCTGGAACCAATTTAGTTCACAGGCTCACCGGAAAGTACCTCCCGGATAGGATAGTTGTCCCCAGTCAGAATCTAAAAGACCAGCTGAAGAGATTTACCTGGATAAATCAGGAGAAAATTGAAGTCGTCTTGAATGGAATAGACCTCTCCTGCTTTGATTTTGATTTAAAGAAAGAGCGGGAGAAGCTCTTTCAAAAATACGGCCTTGACCCAAGGGTGATCTTGATCGGAGTTCCAGCCAGGCTGGTTGAAGCTAAAGGGCAGCGTTACCTTCTCCAGGCTATCCCTGAGATAGTTCAGACCTTTTCTGAGGTAAAATTTCTTTTTGCAGGAGATGGCTCAGAAAAGGAATCATTAAAGAGTCTGTGTACTCAACTGAATCTGGATAACTATGTAATCTTTGCTGGATATGTAAGAGAAATATTTGAGACTATGGCTGGATTCGACCTTCTGGTTTTGCCTTCGATAATCGAGCCTTTTGGCCTGGTCCTGGCAGAGGGGATGGCTTTGAAGAAGCCTATAGTCGCTACCCGTGTCGGTGGTATTCCAGAAGTAGTTCAAGATAAGGTGACCGGACTTTTGGTTCTGCCAAAAGATCCCCATTCTTTAGCTCAGGCAATTATGACTTTGCTTCAAGATAGAAACCTGGCTGTAAGTCTGGGCGAAGCCGGCAGAAAAAGAGTAGAAGCTTTTTTTGACATGAAGAAAATGATTGAGAAAATCGAGGCACTTTTGGCTGAGATGTCAGCATAA